One Marinitoga hydrogenitolerans DSM 16785 genomic window carries:
- a CDS encoding HD domain-containing protein, whose amino-acid sequence MGLGKSIYNLTNLFTIYRWNNRPALLRFTEADNVFHSLLLELIAIEFLNKKGKNLSISNNIKAKIFKELPKIILSDVSLDTKKRILKKDEKIWEKVLQKSYNELKENKIMQFFEADYDRNFEGYANFIDLMVSLKEIEINSRIFPEYFEAPKQETEKKLRDLRLKLPYINDLENILNYVLKTSTRMTTMYRWNKNYRNIKSSVSSHTFMVISSSIIFYYLNNNKDKQLLDEIIIASVLHDFPEAFTGDVITPTKKKVEGLENIISNIEEEMIDEWLIGDEDTEEIFNRFKHYMINPFEGEYGRYVRTSDLFNAMLECAIEIKAGNSQILFREAFFSMKKELKKFEFDFIYELIDEIEKITFFN is encoded by the coding sequence ATGGGTTTGGGGAAGAGTATATATAATTTAACGAATTTATTTACAATTTATAGATGGAATAACAGACCGGCTTTATTAAGGTTTACTGAAGCGGATAATGTTTTTCATAGTCTTTTATTAGAATTGATAGCCATAGAATTTCTAAATAAAAAAGGTAAAAACTTATCTATTTCAAATAATATAAAAGCTAAGATTTTTAAAGAATTGCCGAAAATTATATTATCCGATGTTTCTTTAGATACTAAAAAAAGAATTTTGAAAAAGGATGAAAAAATTTGGGAAAAAGTACTTCAAAAGAGCTATAACGAGTTAAAAGAAAATAAGATTATGCAATTTTTTGAAGCTGATTACGATAGGAATTTTGAGGGGTATGCTAATTTTATTGATTTAATGGTATCACTAAAAGAAATTGAAATCAATAGTCGAATATTTCCGGAATATTTCGAGGCTCCCAAGCAAGAAACAGAAAAAAAATTGAGAGATTTAAGGTTAAAATTACCATATATAAATGATTTAGAAAATATACTAAATTACGTGTTAAAGACTTCAACAAGAATGACAACTATGTATAGATGGAATAAAAATTATAGAAATATAAAAAGCTCAGTATCTTCGCATACTTTTATGGTAATTTCATCTTCAATTATATTTTATTATTTAAATAATAATAAAGATAAACAGTTATTAGATGAAATAATAATTGCAAGTGTTTTACATGATTTTCCAGAAGCATTTACCGGTGATGTGATTACACCCACTAAAAAGAAAGTTGAAGGATTAGAAAATATAATATCGAATATTGAAGAGGAAATGATTGACGAATGGTTGATTGGCGATGAAGACACTGAAGAAATTTTTAATAGATTTAAGCATTATATGATTAATCCGTTTGAAGGAGAATATGGAAGATATGTACGTACATCAGATTTATTTAATGCAATGCTGGAATGTGCTATTGAGATTAAAGCGGGAAATTCTCAAATATTATTTAGAGAAGCTTTTTTTAGTATGAAAAAAGAATTGAAAAAATTTGAATTTGATTTTATATATGAACTCATTGATGAAATAGAAAAAATTACATTTTTTAATTAA
- the holA gene encoding DNA polymerase III subunit delta has product MEKILIFGDSNIKKEMALKQLYEKELNIVKISPNSQNPINEIKNNMQSNSLFGDKKILIIKDFDKFNKKEQNEISKIIKEFYSDSIEKLIILSNTKVKSDFNKQIECNLPKPWEEKKWKDYVKEIASFFNSEIQDDAIQYILEMYGNNDNYLFEEIRKMSIYSNGFIKKEDVKEIGFSYVNIDFEKFSYLLSSKRKEEVLEVAKNLLSSQDFNIIFLLGYLFKYFFDLYRVIISVEQKKKFSWPEVQKISQVTNVSKMRVKKFLGVKFKNEKDFYANHTLFYSKKDIMNIIIKLEEYDKMAKSGEKTDLILMNLIQNICR; this is encoded by the coding sequence ATGGAAAAAATATTAATATTCGGTGATTCTAATATAAAAAAAGAAATGGCATTAAAACAGCTATATGAAAAAGAATTAAATATTGTGAAAATTTCTCCAAACTCTCAAAATCCAATTAATGAGATTAAAAATAATATGCAATCTAATTCGTTATTTGGGGATAAAAAAATTTTAATAATAAAAGATTTTGATAAGTTTAATAAAAAAGAACAGAATGAAATTTCTAAAATTATTAAAGAATTTTATTCGGATAGTATAGAAAAATTAATCATATTAAGTAATACAAAAGTTAAATCGGATTTTAATAAACAAATAGAATGTAATCTTCCAAAACCATGGGAAGAAAAAAAATGGAAAGATTATGTAAAAGAAATTGCAAGTTTTTTTAATAGTGAGATACAAGATGATGCGATTCAATATATTTTGGAGATGTATGGAAATAATGATAATTATTTATTTGAAGAGATAAGAAAGATGTCTATATATTCTAATGGATTTATAAAAAAAGAAGATGTGAAAGAAATTGGATTTTCGTATGTCAATATAGATTTTGAAAAGTTTTCATATTTATTATCCTCTAAAAGAAAAGAAGAGGTTTTAGAAGTAGCAAAAAATTTATTATCTTCTCAGGATTTTAATATTATTTTTCTATTAGGATATCTTTTTAAATACTTTTTTGATTTATATCGTGTTATAATTAGTGTAGAGCAAAAAAAGAAATTTAGCTGGCCTGAAGTTCAAAAAATATCTCAAGTAACAAATGTCTCGAAAATGAGGGTAAAAAAATTTTTAGGCGTAAAGTTTAAAAATGAAAAAGATTTTTATGCAAACCATACACTTTTTTATAGTAAAAAAGATATAATGAATATTATTATTAAATTAGAGGAGTATGATAAAATGGCAAAGTCAGGAGAGAAAACAGATTTAATATTAATGAATTTAATACAAAATATATGTAGGTGA
- a CDS encoding penicillin-binding transpeptidase domain-containing protein, giving the protein MLRRRLTLITIIILYLVLISYVLFLKSYEVNESYKINESSKKLATLTDEKGRIIAVDKTIYEVWLDLETIKKRDKLEKLESQLNRFLKKEDYKKTHVLLGKYSDILELKTYIPDSILRYSRIYKTYERIYNTSYDLRKNVGEKGKTEYGIEPFLYEMGLLDSKERIKLSLDLKLQKIAYEELSDMISEQNAEGGTVIIMETKTGKIRAAVSNYPWNMAFMGYIEPGSTMKPIIYSIALEEGLISPYQKFELSYNITPVPDVNFTISEVEGHYFTNIDAKDAIAYSSNVAAVKVMQKIIENFSNDWLYNKLEQMGFGEKTGIEFKKEISGVFKKPKSWYKITPYQIAIGQGIGVTPIQLVSIFNIFANEGKYIKPTFLENKDSQGYQIFSPEIANLMRDWLRYTMLKGTARKAYKPGVLIAGKTGTAQKAIAGKGYSDKYYSLFVGFFPASKPKYTIVSIIDDPKKEYYGGEVAAPVATNIFYRLEEFKYPERVKFFDGYLPNLKGMKLTEALYILKSLGIDEKRIILSGKGNYVLNQKPNVSYEIDKIDYVILYLGDEKDGKNINIR; this is encoded by the coding sequence GTGCTACGCAGACGATTAACACTTATCACTATTATTATTCTGTATCTCGTATTAATTTCCTATGTTTTGTTTTTGAAATCATATGAGGTAAATGAGAGTTATAAAATAAATGAAAGTAGTAAAAAATTAGCGACCTTAACAGACGAAAAAGGTCGCATTATTGCTGTTGACAAAACAATATATGAAGTATGGTTAGATTTAGAAACTATAAAAAAAAGAGATAAGTTAGAAAAGTTAGAGTCTCAATTAAACCGTTTTTTAAAAAAAGAAGATTATAAAAAAACACATGTATTATTAGGAAAATACAGTGATATTCTTGAATTGAAAACGTACATACCTGATAGTATTCTTAGATATTCGAGAATTTATAAAACGTATGAAAGAATATATAATACATCTTATGATTTGAGGAAAAATGTAGGAGAAAAAGGGAAAACGGAGTATGGAATTGAACCATTTTTATATGAAATGGGACTATTAGACAGTAAAGAAAGAATCAAATTATCTCTAGATTTGAAATTGCAAAAGATTGCTTATGAAGAATTGTCTGATATGATAAGCGAACAAAATGCAGAAGGCGGAACTGTGATAATAATGGAAACAAAAACAGGAAAAATACGGGCAGCTGTTTCAAATTATCCTTGGAATATGGCGTTTATGGGGTATATAGAACCAGGATCTACGATGAAACCAATAATTTATTCTATTGCTCTTGAGGAAGGATTGATTTCACCATATCAAAAATTCGAATTGTCCTATAATATTACACCAGTCCCAGATGTAAATTTTACTATAAGTGAGGTGGAGGGACATTATTTTACCAATATAGATGCAAAAGATGCCATTGCATATTCGTCGAATGTTGCTGCAGTAAAAGTAATGCAAAAAATCATAGAAAATTTTTCTAATGATTGGTTATATAATAAATTGGAACAAATGGGATTTGGAGAAAAAACGGGAATAGAGTTTAAAAAAGAGATTTCTGGAGTTTTTAAAAAACCTAAAAGTTGGTATAAGATAACACCTTATCAAATTGCAATAGGTCAAGGAATTGGAGTTACACCTATTCAATTAGTTTCAATATTTAATATTTTTGCTAATGAAGGGAAATATATAAAACCGACATTTTTAGAAAATAAAGATAGTCAGGGTTATCAAATATTTTCTCCTGAAATAGCAAATTTAATGAGAGATTGGTTAAGATATACTATGCTTAAAGGAACTGCCAGAAAGGCGTATAAACCTGGAGTTTTAATAGCTGGAAAAACAGGAACAGCTCAAAAAGCTATTGCTGGCAAAGGATATTCTGATAAGTATTATTCATTATTTGTAGGTTTTTTCCCGGCATCAAAACCAAAATATACAATAGTATCGATTATAGATGATCCCAAGAAAGAATATTATGGAGGAGAAGTAGCAGCACCTGTTGCTACAAATATATTTTATAGATTAGAAGAATTTAAATATCCAGAGAGAGTAAAATTTTTTGATGGTTATTTGCCAAATCTTAAAGGTATGAAGTTAACGGAGGCTTTATATATTTTGAAATCTTTAGGAATAGATGAAAAAAGGATAATTTTATCTGGTAAAGGAAATTATGTTTTAAATCAAAAACCAAATGTTTCTTATGAAATAGATAAAATAGATTATGTGATATTGTATTTAGGAGATGAAAAAGATGGAAAAAATATTAATATTCGGTGA
- the rsmH gene encoding 16S rRNA (cytosine(1402)-N(4))-methyltransferase RsmH, with protein sequence MRKYDEFHKSVMVEEVLKFLITKDDGIYVDCTTGEGGHIKAIYEKTKGKAKIIGVDLDYEVLEIAEKRLKEITDKIDFFKASYTDIDIVLHGLGIEKVDGFLMDLGVSTFQLKGENRGFTFMKDEPLDMRMDPDSDFTAWNVVNEYSEEKLSKIIFEYGEEFKFARRIARSIVNSRPLNTTFELVNSVKRALPPKERYRRKRHFATKTFQAIRIEVNGEFNNIKTALEKFPKFLNTGGRICVISFHSLEDKIVKNFFRNHSELKLLTKKPILPSDEEIKENPRARSARIRVAERI encoded by the coding sequence ATGCGTAAATATGATGAATTTCATAAAAGTGTAATGGTAGAAGAAGTGCTAAAGTTTTTAATAACTAAAGACGATGGTATATATGTAGATTGTACAACGGGTGAAGGTGGTCATATAAAGGCTATTTATGAGAAAACTAAGGGAAAAGCCAAAATTATAGGTGTTGATTTAGATTATGAAGTTCTTGAAATTGCAGAAAAAAGATTAAAGGAAATAACGGATAAAATAGATTTTTTTAAAGCTTCTTATACGGATATAGACATAGTTTTACATGGTTTAGGAATAGAGAAAGTAGATGGTTTTTTAATGGATTTAGGAGTCTCAACATTCCAATTAAAGGGTGAAAATAGAGGATTTACATTTATGAAAGACGAACCACTTGATATGAGAATGGATCCGGATTCGGATTTTACAGCATGGAATGTTGTAAATGAATATTCGGAAGAAAAATTGTCTAAAATTATTTTTGAGTATGGAGAAGAATTTAAGTTTGCGAGAAGAATAGCGCGTAGTATAGTTAATTCTAGACCGTTAAATACAACTTTTGAATTAGTAAATTCAGTAAAAAGAGCTTTACCGCCAAAAGAGCGATATAGAAGAAAAAGACATTTTGCGACAAAAACATTTCAAGCTATTAGAATAGAAGTAAATGGTGAATTTAATAATATTAAAACAGCACTTGAAAAATTTCCGAAATTTTTAAATACAGGCGGAAGGATATGTGTGATTTCTTTTCATTCTCTAGAAGATAAGATAGTAAAGAACTTTTTTAGAAATCATTCAGAGTTGAAACTTTTAACAAAAAAACCAATATTACCTTCTGATGAAGAAATTAAAGAAAACCCCAGAGCAAGGAGTGCTCGAATTAGGGTGGCCGAACGGATTTGA
- a CDS encoding ABC transporter ATP-binding protein, whose protein sequence is MSKEQRGNRGPGGGPMMRGPVEKAKDFKGTMKRLIAYLNQYKWTLLISILFAMASAIFSIVGPKILGKVTTKIFEGVMGKIMGKAGIDFSYIANTMIILLGIYVLSALFGYIQGWLMSGISMKVTYNLRKEIMEKIHKMPLKYFDGTNHGEILSRITNDVDTITQTLNQSLSQIITSITMIIGVVIMMITISWQMTLIALIVLPISAGLMMFIIKHSQKYFKKRQEYLGHVNGHVEEMYGGHVIVKAFNGEEKSIKKFNIMNDELYKSEWKSQFLSSMMMPIMNFVGNLGYVIVAVMGGWFVVKRIIEVGDIQAFIQYMRSFTQPIAQVANISNIFQQTAASAERVFEFLDKEEEIEDKKTTIDLKKIKGKVEFRNVKFGYNPKKIVIKNFSEIIHPGQTVAIVGPTGAGKTTLVKLLMRFYDVNDGAILIDDYDIREFSRYDLRSLFGMVLQDTWLFNGTIMENIRYGKLDATDEEVIEAAKMAHVDSFVHALPGGYNMVINEEINNISQGEKQLITIARAFLANPKILILDEATSSVDTRTELKVQQAMERLMKNRTSFVIAHRLSTIKNADLIIVMNEGDVIEQGTHDELLKKKGFYASLYNAQFELAEEI, encoded by the coding sequence ATGAGCAAAGAGCAAAGAGGAAATAGAGGACCAGGTGGAGGTCCAATGATGCGTGGACCTGTTGAAAAGGCAAAGGATTTTAAAGGTACAATGAAAAGATTAATAGCATATTTGAATCAATATAAATGGACATTGTTAATATCAATACTCTTTGCTATGGCCAGTGCGATTTTTTCTATAGTAGGACCTAAAATTCTTGGAAAGGTTACCACGAAAATATTTGAAGGTGTTATGGGAAAAATAATGGGTAAGGCAGGAATAGATTTTTCATATATAGCAAATACAATGATAATACTTCTTGGCATATATGTATTAAGTGCTTTGTTTGGATATATTCAGGGATGGCTTATGTCAGGAATTTCTATGAAAGTAACATATAATTTAAGAAAAGAGATTATGGAAAAAATCCACAAAATGCCTTTGAAATATTTTGATGGTACAAATCATGGTGAAATATTGTCGAGAATTACAAATGATGTAGATACAATAACACAAACATTAAATCAAAGTTTATCTCAAATTATTACTTCAATCACAATGATTATTGGTGTTGTAATAATGATGATAACTATTAGTTGGCAAATGACTTTAATAGCATTAATAGTTTTACCTATATCTGCTGGGTTAATGATGTTTATTATAAAACATTCTCAAAAATATTTTAAAAAAAGACAAGAATATCTTGGGCATGTTAATGGGCATGTAGAAGAAATGTATGGTGGGCATGTTATTGTAAAAGCTTTTAATGGTGAAGAGAAAAGTATAAAAAAGTTTAATATTATGAATGATGAGTTATATAAGTCCGAATGGAAGTCTCAATTTTTGTCAAGTATGATGATGCCTATAATGAATTTTGTAGGAAATCTTGGATATGTAATAGTTGCAGTAATGGGAGGTTGGTTTGTAGTAAAAAGGATAATAGAGGTTGGAGATATACAAGCTTTTATACAATATATGAGATCATTTACACAGCCGATAGCTCAAGTTGCAAATATTTCTAATATATTCCAGCAAACAGCAGCTTCAGCAGAACGTGTTTTTGAATTTTTGGATAAAGAAGAAGAAATAGAAGATAAAAAAACAACGATAGATTTAAAGAAAATAAAAGGAAAGGTAGAGTTTAGAAATGTGAAATTTGGATATAATCCGAAAAAAATAGTAATAAAGAACTTTTCGGAAATTATTCATCCTGGACAGACTGTGGCAATAGTAGGTCCAACAGGTGCAGGAAAAACAACTTTAGTAAAATTATTAATGCGATTTTATGATGTAAATGATGGAGCAATTTTAATAGATGATTATGATATTCGAGAATTTTCAAGATATGATTTAAGATCATTATTTGGAATGGTGTTACAGGATACATGGTTATTTAATGGAACTATAATGGAAAATATTAGATATGGAAAATTGGATGCAACGGATGAGGAAGTTATAGAAGCTGCAAAAATGGCACATGTAGATAGTTTTGTTCACGCTTTACCTGGGGGATATAATATGGTTATTAATGAAGAAATAAATAATATTTCTCAAGGAGAAAAGCAGTTAATTACTATTGCTAGAGCTTTTTTAGCCAATCCTAAAATTTTAATTTTAGATGAAGCTACAAGTTCTGTTGATACAAGAACAGAGTTAAAGGTGCAACAGGCTATGGAAAGGTTAATGAAAAACAGAACGAGTTTTGTAATAGCACATAGATTATCTACTATAAAAAATGCAGATTTAATAATTGTTATGAATGAAGGAGATGTTATAGAACAAGGAACACATGATGAATTGCTTAAAAAGAAAGGATTTTATGCGAGTTTGTATAATGCCCAGTTTGAACTTGCGGAAGAAATATAA
- a CDS encoding ABC transporter ATP-binding protein, whose product MLKIMKYLKPYTLYLILAIALLYIQAMTNLALPDYMSDIVNVGIQQSGIEDTLPKALSNTTMKRLFMFMDKAEKELVLKNYAYIKKGSNEYISQYPLLEKEDIYVRKNFSNDSNLEKILAKSFIAVNAIERGETEGLKINKNSKLDIFKLLIFLPLNQRIDFANNIYEKINILGDEMVKQSLIQSVKTEYEKLGIDLYNSQKKYILKTGVWMLLVTLIGVISAIIVGLLGSKTAAGLAKDLRKKIFSKVENFSGEEMDKFSTASLITRTTNDITQIQNLMVILIRIVFYAPILAVGGLIRALDKSPSMSWIIGVAVISLLVFIGIIFAFALPKFKLIQKLVDKLNLVSRESLTGMMVIRAFNTQEREKKRFDEVNKELTKTNLFVNRLMAFLMPAMLFVMNGTMLLIVWVGTHKIDNFNLQVGDMMAFIQYAMQIIFSFLMMAMIFILFPRASVSASRVAEVLEVEPTIVDPEKPKNIKKPNGKIEFKNVYFKYPGGEDYALKNITFTAMPGQTTAIIGSTGSGKSTLINLIPRFYDVDKGQVLIDDIDVRELTQNELRKYIGYVPQKSVLFSGTIESNIKYGNENLTDEEMEKVADVSESLEFINKLPKRFKEEVSQEGKNFSGGQKQRLSIARALAKKPKILIFDDSFSALDFKTDLSVRKKMKEYTKNSTIIIVAQRISTIMNAEQIIVLDEGEIVGKGTHEELMKTCSTYREIAYSQLSEEELA is encoded by the coding sequence ATGCTAAAGATAATGAAGTATTTAAAGCCATATACTTTATATTTAATATTAGCGATAGCATTATTATATATTCAAGCGATGACTAATCTTGCATTGCCGGATTATATGTCGGATATAGTAAATGTTGGTATTCAACAAAGTGGTATAGAAGATACCTTACCAAAAGCACTTTCTAATACAACTATGAAAAGATTATTTATGTTTATGGATAAAGCAGAAAAAGAACTTGTTTTAAAAAATTATGCATACATAAAAAAAGGAAGTAATGAATATATATCACAATATCCATTATTAGAAAAAGAGGATATTTATGTAAGGAAAAATTTTTCTAATGATTCAAATCTGGAAAAAATATTAGCTAAATCATTTATTGCAGTAAATGCAATAGAAAGAGGAGAAACTGAAGGTTTAAAAATAAATAAAAACTCAAAATTGGATATATTTAAATTATTGATATTTTTGCCTTTAAATCAAAGAATTGATTTTGCAAATAACATATATGAAAAAATAAATATATTAGGGGATGAGATGGTAAAACAATCCCTTATTCAGTCAGTGAAAACAGAATATGAGAAATTAGGAATAGATTTATATAATTCTCAAAAGAAATATATATTAAAAACAGGGGTATGGATGCTATTAGTGACATTAATTGGTGTCATAAGTGCTATAATTGTTGGATTGTTAGGTTCTAAAACAGCAGCAGGTTTAGCGAAGGATTTAAGAAAGAAAATTTTTTCAAAGGTGGAGAATTTTTCTGGAGAAGAAATGGATAAATTTTCAACAGCTTCATTAATTACAAGAACCACAAATGATATTACTCAAATACAAAATTTAATGGTTATTTTAATTAGAATAGTGTTTTATGCACCAATACTTGCAGTTGGTGGTTTGATTAGAGCACTTGATAAAAGTCCATCTATGTCATGGATAATAGGGGTTGCAGTAATATCTTTATTGGTGTTTATAGGGATAATATTTGCATTTGCATTGCCTAAATTTAAATTAATACAAAAATTAGTTGATAAGCTTAACCTTGTTTCAAGAGAAAGTCTAACAGGAATGATGGTTATAAGAGCATTCAATACCCAAGAGAGAGAAAAAAAGAGATTCGATGAAGTAAATAAAGAGTTGACAAAAACAAATTTATTTGTAAACAGATTGATGGCTTTTTTGATGCCTGCAATGTTATTTGTTATGAATGGAACAATGTTATTGATTGTATGGGTAGGAACACATAAGATAGATAATTTTAACTTACAGGTTGGAGATATGATGGCATTTATACAATATGCAATGCAAATAATATTTTCATTTTTAATGATGGCAATGATATTCATTTTATTTCCAAGAGCATCGGTTTCTGCATCGCGTGTTGCGGAGGTTTTAGAAGTAGAACCGACAATAGTGGATCCTGAAAAACCTAAAAATATTAAAAAACCAAATGGTAAAATAGAATTTAAAAATGTATATTTTAAATATCCAGGCGGAGAAGATTATGCATTAAAAAATATAACCTTTACAGCAATGCCAGGTCAAACAACAGCTATTATTGGCTCTACTGGTTCAGGGAAATCAACACTTATTAATTTAATTCCAAGATTTTATGATGTTGATAAGGGACAGGTTTTAATAGATGATATAGATGTAAGAGAATTAACTCAAAATGAGTTAAGAAAATATATAGGGTATGTTCCTCAAAAATCTGTTTTGTTTAGTGGAACTATTGAATCAAACATAAAATATGGAAATGAAAATTTAACAGATGAAGAAATGGAAAAAGTTGCAGATGTATCAGAGTCTCTAGAATTTATTAATAAGCTACCAAAACGATTTAAAGAAGAAGTTTCTCAAGAAGGTAAGAATTTTTCTGGTGGTCAAAAACAGAGATTATCTATAGCAAGAGCGCTTGCAAAAAAGCCTAAAATTTTAATTTTTGATGATAGTTTTTCTGCGCTTGATTTTAAGACAGATTTATCTGTTAGAAAAAAGATGAAAGAATATACTAAAAACAGTACTATAATAATAGTTGCTCAAAGAATATCTACAATTATGAATGCTGAACAAATTATTGTATTAGATGAAGGTGAAATAGTTGGTAAAGGAACACATGAGGAATTAATGAAAACATGTTCAACATATAGAGAAATAGCTTATTCTCAGTTATCAGAGGAGGAGTTAGCATGA
- a CDS encoding MarR family winged helix-turn-helix transcriptional regulator gives MNKSFEIIVLIKEIKENFKKFMSEHFNNMQFTHSQWMLLGVLMKNGNMKISDLSKKMGLSNSTVSGIIDRLENQGFVKRVRDEKDRRKVFVEITEKFKEIAEKSHINVEKQMEEMLKNVPEDDLDKVIEGLKILNNILEER, from the coding sequence TTGAATAAAAGTTTTGAGATTATTGTTTTAATAAAAGAGATAAAAGAAAATTTCAAAAAATTTATGTCAGAACATTTTAACAATATGCAATTTACGCATTCTCAATGGATGTTATTGGGAGTTTTAATGAAGAATGGAAACATGAAAATTAGCGATTTAAGTAAAAAAATGGGATTATCTAATAGTACAGTTTCAGGAATTATAGATAGGTTGGAAAATCAGGGATTTGTGAAAAGGGTAAGAGATGAAAAAGATAGAAGAAAAGTTTTTGTTGAGATAACAGAAAAATTTAAGGAAATTGCTGAAAAAAGCCATATCAATGTTGAAAAGCAAATGGAAGAGATGTTGAAAAATGTACCAGAAGATGATTTAGATAAAGTTATTGAAGGATTAAAAATATTAAATAATATTTTGGAGGAGAGATAA
- a CDS encoding lactate utilization protein — MREELWEWKYQKLGEKVVERLKRKKHDAYLVNKKTDVVPLLKDIMKENSMVAVGGSLTLSECGVLDFLRNGNFNFLDRYNVKSKDELENIYFEMFKADYFLCSANAITEDGKIVQLDGNGTRVAPMIFGPKYVIIIAGMNKVVPDLESANKRIENISPMNSKRLNFDTPCTYTGKCDDCNSPERICIHRVIVESGVRHPGRFKIILVKEDLGL, encoded by the coding sequence ATGAGGGAAGAACTATGGGAGTGGAAATATCAAAAGCTTGGAGAAAAGGTTGTTGAGAGATTAAAGAGAAAAAAACATGATGCTTATCTTGTTAATAAAAAAACAGATGTTGTGCCATTGTTAAAAGATATTATGAAAGAGAATTCAATGGTTGCTGTTGGTGGAAGCCTGACGCTATCAGAATGTGGAGTATTGGATTTTTTGAGAAATGGAAATTTTAATTTTTTGGATAGATACAATGTTAAGTCAAAAGATGAGTTAGAAAATATATATTTTGAAATGTTTAAAGCAGATTATTTTTTGTGCAGCGCAAATGCAATAACAGAAGATGGAAAAATTGTTCAACTTGATGGTAATGGTACAAGAGTAGCTCCTATGATTTTTGGTCCGAAATATGTGATAATTATAGCAGGTATGAATAAAGTGGTTCCTGATTTGGAAAGCGCAAATAAAAGAATTGAAAATATATCACCTATGAATTCAAAGAGATTAAATTTTGATACACCATGTACTTATACAGGAAAATGTGATGATTGTAATTCCCCAGAGAGAATTTGTATTCACAGGGTTATAGTGGAAAGTGGTGTTCGACATCCTGGGAGATTTAAAATAATTTTAGTAAAAGAGGATTTAGGATTATAA